GAAAGTGCTGAAAGTTGACCCTGAAAAAGGCAAAATCAGCCTGAGCATGAAAGCTGTTCAACCAGGTCCTTGGGAAACAGCAAGCGAAAAATTCAATTCCAGCGATATCGTAACAGGTGTTGTAAAACGTCTGGTAGACTTCGGTGCATTTGTTGAAATCGCTCCTGGTGTTGAGGGACTTGTGCATATCTCGCAAATCTCCCACAAACACATCGGCACTCCTCATGAAGTGCTGAAAGAAGGACAGGAAGTTCAAGTTAAAATCTTGGACATGAACCCTTCTGAGCAACGTGTAAGCTTGAGCATCAAAGAAACAGAAGAAGCTCCAGCTCAACCACAAAAATCAGAAAGACCTTCAAGAAACAACGCTCCGCGTGAAGAAATCAACAATCCAAACGTTTCCTTGAACAATCAAGGTATGAGCACTACGCTTGGCGAACTGTTTGGAGACAAACTCAGCAAATTCAAATAAGTTAACAATGCATGGTTCTAAGTTATATACTGCATATTTTGCTGAATAACAAAAGCAAGATCGGCGAGCCCAAGGCGGGTTCGCCGATTGTTTTTATTGCGAGTAATTTGGCATGAAACGTTAGCCAAGACATATCTTTTTTGCTATGATGAGTATCGTAAGTATGGACAGGAGGAGTGGAATGTATGGCAAGACCCGTTGTGGCAATTGTCGGACGACCGAACGTGGGTAAATCCACCATTTTCAATCGGATCATCGGCGACAGACTGGCCATTGTGGAAGACAAGCCGGGCATTACCCGTGACCGTATATATGGAATCGGTGAATGGAACGGTAAACCATTTAGTATCATTGATACAGGTGGTATCGAAATTGATGGTGAAGATGTAATCTTAAAATCGATTCGGATGCAAGCAGAGCTCGCTATTGAAGAAGCGGATGTTATTGTATTCATGTGTGATGCAAAAGCAGGTATTACGCAATCGGATGAAGAGGTAGCAGAGATGCTCTACCGCTCAGGCAAGCCTATTGTTGTAGCCGTTAACAAAGTGGATAATATCGGACGAAGTGAGCTCATTTATGAGTTTTATGGATTTGGTTTCGGTGATCCTATCGGCGTATCCGGAAGTCACGGTACAGGTGTAGGTGATTTGCTTGATGCAATTGTGGAGAAGCTGCCAGAACTTGAGGAAGAGACTTACGATGAAGATGTCATTCGTGTAGCTCTGATCGGACGTCCTAATGTGGGTAAATCTTCACTGGTGAACGCTATTCTGGGTGAAGAACGTGTCATTGTAAGTGACGTGGCTGGAACGACCCGGGATGCAATTGATACACCTTTTGAAAAAGACGGCCAACGTTACGTGCTGATTGATACAGCAGGTATGCGTAAGCGTGGAAAAGTATATGAAACAACTGAGAAATACAGTGTAATGCGTGCGATGCGTGCGATTGAGCGTGCAGATGTTGTTCTGATTGTCATTAATGGTGAAGAAGGCATTATTGAACAGGACAAGCATATTGCAGGATATGCATTCGAAGCTGGTAAAGCGTCATTGTTTGTTGTGAACAAATGGGACGTGGTAGAGAAGCATGACAAAACGATGAAAGAGTTTGAGAGAAAAATTCGGGATCACTTCCTGTTTATGACTTATGCTCCGGTCGTATTCTTGTCAGCCCTCACAAAACAACGCTTACAAAAACTGTTGCCCGTTGTGCAACGTGTAGCAGAGCAACACTCGTTACGTGTACAGACACATCTGCTTAACGATGTGGTGTCTGATGCGGTTGCGATTAATCCTCCGCCAACAGATAAAGGACGGAGAATGAGAATTAACTATGTGACTCAGGTTGCAGTTAAACCGCCGACCATGGTTATTTTTGTGAACGACCCTGAGTTGATGCACTTCTCATATGAGCGCTACTTGGAGAATAAAATCCGTGCAGCGTTTGATTTCGAAGGAACACCAATTCGCATATTTACTCGGAAGAAGTCCGACGAAAGTTAGGGGAGAAGTGTGTGATTTTACAAATCGCAGCGATTGTACTGAGTTATCTGCTCGGTTCGATCAGCTTTAGTGTCCTCCTTGCCAAAGCGATACGGGGGATCGATATTCGTCAGCACGGAAGCGGAAACGCGGGAGCTACCAATACATTGCGTATTTTGGGTAAAGGACCGGCAATTGCTGTTCTGTTACTTGATGTACTTAAGGGTGTTGCAGCTGTATGGATTGGAATTTGGCTGAGCGACGGTTCTGCCTGGATTCCTGCACTCAGTGGTATAGCAGCCATTGCAGGACATAACTGGCCGCTTTACTTCCATTTTCGTGGAGGAAAAGGAATTGCCACAGCCATTGGTGTTCTGGTGAGTCTTGCTTTCCTACCTGCGTTATGTGCTGGGGTGATCGCCATTCTGTCTATTGTATTGACACGCTATGTTTCATTGGGGTCTCTGATTTTTGTAGCATTTACACCCATCTTTATTCTGGTATTACCCGGATATTCAATGAATATCTTCTGGGGGAGTCTGATTATTTGTCTGTTTGCGTTCTGGAGACATCGTACCAATATTGCGAAGCTCGCCAAAGGACAGGAAAATAAATTGGGATCGAAAAACCCTGGAGGGGGTAAACGAGTTGTCTAAAAAAGTTGCTGTTCTGGTCGCTGGAAGCTGGGGGACAGCTCTGGCCAGTGTACTCGCCGCCAATCAGTTGGATGTGATGATGTGGACACGTGGTGAAGACCAAGCTGACGAAATCAATAACAAGCACACTAATACTCGCTATCTTCCGGATGCGGAGCTTTCAACACGGATTCAAGCAACAACTGATATGGAAGCTGCGGTGGAAGGCGCTATAGCTGTGTTAATTGTTGCGCCTTCATCAGCCATGCGTGCAGTTACGAACCAGCTTAAGGCTTATTACAAGCCTGAGATGTTAGTCATTCATGCAACCAAAGGTTTTGAGACAGAAAGCCTCAAACGGATGTCCACAGTCATTTCAGAAGAGCTTGAATGTGAAGAAGGACGTGTGGTTGTTCTTTCTGGCCCAAGCCATGCGGAAGAAGTGGTGAAGCGTTGTCCAACGACAGTGGTTGTAGCTTCACTGGATAAGGCATCTGCCGAGTCTGCCCAAGCTTTGTTTATGAATGCCTATTTCCGGGTTTACACGAATCGGGATATGATCGGTGTTGAGCTGGCGGGTGCATTCAAAAATATCATTGCTCTTGGTGCAGGTATGTCGGATGGTCTTCAATTTGGTGATAATGCCAAAGCCGCTTTGCTAACACGCGGTCTGGCTGAGATCACACGTATTGGTGTTGAGATGGGAGCAAATCCGCTAACGTTTTCGGGACTTGCTGGAATCGGGGATCTGGTTGTAACGGCTACAAGTCAGCACAGTCGGAACTGGAGAGCAGGTTCCATGTTGGGTCAGGGACAGAAGTTGGATGATGTTCTGAAGTCTATGGGCATGGTGGTAGAAGGCATTCGAACTACGCAAGCTGCCTATTTCATCTCACAAAAATACGGTGTGCAAATGCCAATTGCGGATCAGTTATATCACGTTTTATTCCAGGAGAGACAGCCGCGTGATGCGGTTGAAGCTTTGATGGGACGTGACCCGAAGACTGAAATGGAAGTCATGAAGCTTGAAACCTGGGAGCAGTGGCATTCCTGATTGTAATCACCCTAAACGTACCTTGTGAAATAAGAAGCTTATTCACCTTTTCTGTAGCAGACTCATACTATACACATGAGTATTGCCGGAGGAGGGGAGACGAATGGGTAACAACATTTCCAAAGATGCACTGAATGCAATCAACAAGAAAACGGGTAAAACGATAACGGAAGGTGCCGTTAAGAAATTGGCAAGCACGGTGAAACCAACGACGATTCAGAATGAAGCTCAGTTGCGCCAGTTGATCAAACAAGTATCCGCCATGGCGAAAGTTCCGGTATCTGAGGATACGGTTAAGGATATTGTGAGTGCGGTCAAGAAAAGCGGATTGAATCCGAGCAGTATGGAATCGTTAATGAAAATGATGATGAAAAAATAATAGATCACACCTGCATGTGCAGGTGATCCAGTAAGACAAAAAGACGAGTCGGCTTCTGCCGGCTTGCTTTTTTGTCTTTTTTTTGGAAAGTTGAGCTGAATTTCGTGTTATAATGGTTGCAATTGTCACAGTGTCAGTGATGAATATCGGACTGAAGGGGAGACTGCTGGATTATGAGCGCAATGGACAAGATGTGGCTGTCATTGGTGGCCATCCTCATTATGGGATTATCTGTATTCCTGATTACGTTTGCTCGTGCCAAAACAAAGGGTATTGTACGGGGGATTCTTTCTCTAATTGCATTTTTGATTATGCTGATTGGCTTTTTCGGTGGAATCGCTTCTCTGACCTGATTTCCCATGCCTGAAAGATAACATCCGCATAAGCACATCATAAGAACTGACACAATGAACACGGATGAGGGGAGTGTGAGCCTATGAGGCCGCATGATACGGAGGGTCGGACAGAGCGTTATCCGGAATTACACGCGGCTTTGCTGGAAACGGCCAAAGCCTGGAACACACAGCCGCAGACATGGTTACTTGGAGGAAGTTGTGGGTTGCTGCTTCAAGGGGTGGAGTTGCAACAGGCTCCGAGAGATATTGATATCTATGCGGATGTTGCCGCTGCTAAGGAACTTCACCGTAGCGCTCCGGGGGAAATGCTTGACGAGCCTACAGTGGACAAGACAGGACCGTATGCTTCTCTGCTGAGCCACTATCAGGTGGGTGAATGTGCGCTGGAACTGGTTGGTGGTTTCGAAATATGGGCTCGCAAAAGTTGGTACCGTATCGAGATTGAACATGTACTTGCTCTGCATGCACCAGTAGCACAAGTGGGTTCATATACCCTGCGACTGATGCCGCTTGCGCATGAGCTGTTGTTTAATCTGCTGCGAGGTCGTGAAGATCGTTATGCCCCCATTGCTAGCCAGATGCGCGAGCAGCCAGATGCACATCAACCTATAATGATGCTTTTAAGTCAACAGAATGTATGGACAAGTCGCTTCAGAGCCGAAGTGGAAGAGCTTGTTGGCTTTACATGGCCCCAGTAGGTTGAGGGAGGAAAATGATGGACTATAAAGTTACTTTTTTACCTATGAACAAATCGATAGCGCTCAAACCAGGGGTGACACTTTTGCATGCAGCACGACGTGCTGGAGTCAAGATTACGACTCGATGTGATGGTAAAGCGGCTTGCCTGATGTGTAAAGTGAATGTGGATGAAGAACATCGGGCGGAACTATATCCACCAACAGATGCAGAAAAGCGCAAGCTGGGTTCACTGTTGGAAGCAGGTACACGACTGTCCTGTCAGGCCAAGGTGTGTGGAACTCTATCGGTTCATGTTCCAGAGGACCCGCTGAAGGCAGCCATTCGGAAACAACTGGAACGTCAACAACAGGAAGACGACTGGTTCTGAGCGTTATGAAATTGATTCTCTAATGAGTTATTCAAGGAGGACACGAATGATTAGGAACAAGCCAAATTGTGTGGAAGGAAGCAGACGGCAGCGTCTGAAACATCAGACGGGCGGTCTGCTGTTATTCCTGTTGTTTGCTTTTACAGCAAGTGGTTGTATGTATCCATCCCAGAGCAATTCGGACCCTAAGATAGCCTATCGGGAAAGTGTGAGCCGTATCCAGAGTGCGGTCGAGGCATTCCAGCAAGATGAGGGGATTTTGCCAATCATCAATGCAGATATGGATACGCCAAAATATGAAAAGTTCAGAGTGGATCTGCCCAAGTTGAAACAACTGGGGTATCTGGATGAAATACCGGGGACTGCTTTTGAAAGCGGTGGGAGCGCTTACTTCCTTATTCAGGACGAAGAAGTGAATCCGACCGTTAAAGTGATGGACCTTCTGACCGTACAGAAAGTAAACGATGTGCAACGAATGGTTAATCAATATATGTCCGTACATAACAATAAGCTGCCAAAGGGGGAAGAACTGTATCCGGGGTTATATGCTGTGGATATAGAGCTGGCTGCTCAGGCAGGTACTCCTTCCATTACGCTGAATAGTGTATATTCAGGTCAGGCCTTACCTTTTATGATGGATGACGAAGGCAAGGTCTATGTAGATTATGCTTTTGACATTATGCAGGCAGTGGAAAAGTCTGACATGTCTCCAGCGGAGAGTGATGATGTTAGGGATTTTCTGTTGGAACACTCCTACTTCGTACCCGTTAAATCGGTTCCCTACGCTTGGCAAAATAATGCGCCGGTTGCCCAGCCAATAAAATAAGCATGGTTGCAATGCAAATGATTTAGCTGTATGACCACCATGCCTCTAATGGTTCAAAAAGAGATATTCCAAATAAGGGATATCTCTTTTTCTTTTGTCAGTATGAGCAATAACCGTCATAAAAGCTTCACGGATCACATAAAGTAGATTGAAATAAAGACGCTCAGTCCGAGATCGGGGGATTCTCCTAATGTCATCACCATAAGATAAAAAAACAAAAATACGCGTCATATTGCCGCATACGGATACATAAGATGATACTAGTCCAATTGCATGTACGAGTTAACGCCGCTCTCGCCGGTTTCATCAGAATGCAACGTTCGGCGGCGGACGACTTCCGGGCACTCACAAAGGCGGCTCTACCGTTGCAGGGATTTCAGTCTTCTGATTGAAAAAACGAAGCGGATGCTCTTTAGCATTTTTCCTTCGGAGTAATTTAGGGAGGGGATTTCATTGGAGAAAGTGGACATTTTTAAGGACATAGCTGAGCGGACCGGAGGGGATATTTATCTCGGGGTTGTCGGCGCAGTCCGGACGGGAAAATCAACATTTATTAAACGATTCATGGAAACCATTGTGTTGCCAAACATCACTAACGAGGCTGACCGTGGTCGAGCAGTGGATGAACTTCCACAGAGTGCAGCAGGTAAAACCATCATGACTACCGAACCAAAATTTGTACCAAATAACGCAGTCCAGATCAAGGTGGCAGAAGGACTCGATGTCAATGTGCGCCTTGTGGATTGTGTAGGTTACGCGGTGGAAGGAGCCAAGGGATACGAGGATGAGAATGGTCCACGCATGATCTCCACGCCTTGGTTCGAGGAACCAATTCCATTCCAGGAAGCCGCCGAGATTGGTACTCGCAAAGTCATTCAGGAGCATTCTACACTGGGTGTTGTGGTAACAACAGACGGCACAATCGCCGAAATTGCCCGCAGCTCCTATGTGGAATCTGAAGAACGGGTCATTGCGGAATTAAAAGAAGTGGGTAAACCATTTGTCCTGGTCATCAACTCCACTCGTCCTCGCAGTGAAGAAGCCCTGCAATTGCGTAGTGAGCTTGCTGCCAAATACGACATTCCGGTGATGACACTCAGTGCAGCGACCATGACGGAAGATGATGTGACGGGTGTACTTCGTGAAGTGCTCTATGAGTTCCCTGTGCATGAAGTGAATGTAAACTTGCCGAGCTGGGTTATGGTACTCAATGAGACTCACTGGCTGCGTAGCAACTACGAAAACTCCGTACGGGATACCGTTAAGGATATTCGCAGACTTCGTGACGTGGATCGGGTTGTCGCACAGTTCATGGAATATGAATTCATTGATCGCGCAGGCCTGAGTGGCATGAATATGGGGCAGGGTGTAGCCGAAATTGACCTGTACGCGCCGGATGAACTGTATGATCAGATTCTCGTGGAAGTGGTTGGCATCGAGATTCGCGGTAAGGATCATCTGCTGCAATTGATGCAGGAATTCTCGCATGCGAAGAGAGAGTATGACCGCTTTGCAGAAGCGCTGGAGATGGTCAAAACGACCGGATACGGCATTGCTGCTCCATCTCTCGCCGAGATGGCTCTGGATGAACCTGAGCTCATTCGTCAGGGCACCAAATTTGGCGTACGCCTGAAAGCAACGGCACCGTCCATTCACATGATCCGGGTTGATGTGGAATCGGAGTTCGCTCCAATCATCGGCACAGAGAAGCAGAGTGAGGAACTGGTGAGATACCTGATGCAGGACTTCGAGAACGATCCGATCAAGGTATGGGATTCAGACATGTTTGGTCGTTCACTGCACTCCATTGTGCGAGAAGGGATTCAGGGCAAGATTGCCATGATGCCGGATAATGCAAGGTACAAATTGCAAGAGACGCTGGGAAGAATCATTAACGAAGGTTCGGGCGGCTTGATCGCCATCATTCTGTAAAACATCAAAAGACCGTAAGGGGGGGCATCCCCTCGCGGTCTTTTTTATGTGATTTCTTTATTTTGGATGAAATGGATAGGAAGAATAGTACTTTCGAAAAAACTTAGCGAGTTTTAGCTTTAAATTGCTAAAACCCATTTACATACTAGGGATTAGCCGTTATATTAATATTCAACTATTGTGATCGAGATCACAGAGAGTGGACAGGGGGATACAGAGATGAAAAGAAAAGAGACAAAATGGGTATGGTTGAGTGTGTTATTAGTATTTACATTGGCGTTGTCCGCTTGCGGAATCAAAAAAGAACCGGCAGCCACTCCGGCTTCGGGTGCATCAGATGATACACCAAAAACGGAAGCAGTCACAGGCCCTCTAAGTGGCAAACGGATCGCACTTATTATGGAATTCAATACAGGTACTTTCTCGCAGCAATATGTACAGGGTGTAAAAGAAGAAATCGAAAAATTCGGTGGAGAACTGACAACGTTTGTTGCCGATAATGACAAAGCAAAGATGGTATCCTTGCTTGATAGCGCTATTAACCAGAAATTTGATGCCATTCTCACGGATCACGGTGATTCCCTATTAGAGCCAGGCGTGAAAAAGGCAGTAGAACAGAATATTCCAGTGGTCGTGTTTGACGCAGCTATTAGTGTTCCGGGAGCTACAGTCCTGTCGCAGGATGACCAGAAGATGGCTGAACTGACGCTGGAGCAAATGAAAAAAGATATCAATGGACAAGGCAATATTGTCAAAGTATGGGTAGCTGGTTTCGCACCGATGGAACGTCGTCAGATCGCATACGGTGAATTCATGAAAGCAAATCCGGACATCAAGGAAATAGCTACATTCGGTTCTGCACAGAACCCGGCGCTGGATACTCAAGCCAAAATGGAAGCTATTCTCAAGCAATATCCAAAAGGTGAGATTACAGCTGTATGGACTGCATGGGATGAGTTCGCCAAAGGTGCAGCACGTGCGATTCAACAAGCTGGACGTGATGAGATCAAAGTGTATGGTATTGATATGAGTGACGAGGACCTGCAAATGATTCAGGACCCGAAAAATCCTTGGGTAGCTTCTGCTGCTGTTGATCCAACGGATATTGGTCGCGTCCAGGTACGTTATGCTTATCAAAAACTGAACGGGGACGAAACGGAAGATGCAGTTGTTCTTAACCCGGTCTATGTTCAACGTGAAGCTCTGCCAGATAAACAAATCTCCACTTCGGAGTTGTCAGAGTTCGTTGAAGGTTGGGGTGGCAGTACACAAGGAATCAAGGACTGGATGAGCGAATACGGAATTACTGCTAAATAAGCAGCGTAAGGGAAGCGCGCCGCAAGGCGCGCTTTTTCAAACATAAATGAAGATATGTGTGGTCTGGATGAAAAAAGGGACGCTCCCGGAAGGGAAAGATTGGAGGTTAACATCATGAGCACTGCACCGATTCTGCTTCAAATGGAACATATCCACAAGCAGTTTTCAGGTATTCCTGCACTGAAGGATGTGGATTTCTCTGTAAAAGGTGGGGAGATTCATGCGCTGCTGGGTGCCAATGGTGCCGGTAAGAGCACGTTAATGAAAATTCTGTCCGGTGCCTATCCATTGGATCAGGGGACGATTCAATTGAGTGGACAAGCGCTTCATTTAAGTTCTCCGGGAGACGCTAAGGCAAGTGGGATTCACTGTGTCTATCAGGAAGTGGATGCGGCACTGGTGCCACAGCTGACGGCTGCGGAGAACATCATGTTGGATCAGTTGGCTTCATCTGCTGGAGGTTGGTGGAAAAGTCCACGAAAACTGCAACAGCGTGCGGTTGAGGCGTTGAAGCAATTAGGAGCAGACATATCTGTTCACCAAAAAGTGGCCGATCTGACACTTGCTGAAAAACAGATGATACTGCTGGCACGGATTTTGATCCAGGATGCCAAAGTCATCATTTTTGATGAACCGACTGCACCGCTGAGCCAGGAAGAAACAGGTGCATTTTTCCGGATTGTTCATCTCCTGAAGGAGCGGGGCGTAGCCTGTATTTTCATTACCCATCGTCTTGCTGAAGTGACGGGTCACTGTGATCGCGTTACGGTTATGAGAGATGGGCAGCATGTATTTACCGGTGAAGCAAAGGGACTGACGATCAAAGATTTGGTTACTCAGATGCTGGGCAAACCATTCGAAGAAGAGTTTCCAAAGACGGAAGCGCCCGTGGGGGAGCTGCTGTTGGAGGCACGTGGGCTTCGTCGTGGAGTGAAAGTCAAAGGTGTTGACCTCTCTGTACGCCGAGGTGAAGTCCTCGCTGTGGTGGGTCTGGTAGGCGCGGGTAAAACGGAAAGCTCTCGTTTGCTGATTGGTGCAGATCGGCTGGAGGGAGGCGAGATCCGGCTTAACAACCGTAATCTCCGCCTGTCTCAACCTGCGGATGCGGCGGCTCTGGGGATTGTTTCTGTACCGGAGGAGCGACGTAAACAAGGAATCCTGATTCAGGAGAACGTGGAACGGAATTTAAGTCTACCTTTGCTAAGCCGTCTTAGTACATTAGGTTTCGTAAGCCGTAAGCGGGAACGTCTGAATGCAGAGTCATTGGTGAAACAACTTGGAATTAAAACATCGTCCGTGAAACAGGAAGTGAAATATTTAAGCGGTGGTAATCAGCAGAAGGTAGCGATTGGTAAATGGCTTAATGCGGATGCGGATGTATTTATATTTGATGAGCCAACCAAAGGCGTAGATATAGGGGCAAAAAGTGACATTTTCCGCATCATCAATGAACTGGCTTTGGCGGGCAAGGGTGTAATCTATTTCACCTGTGAACTGGATGAAGGCATGGGAATTGGTGACCGAATCGCTGTCATGTGCGAGGGTGTTATCGTGAAAGAGTTCAAACGAGGCGAAACTAACCAAGAACAGCTGCTATACTATGCAAGCGGTGGACAAGAGGTGCAATCATGAAGGATAAATCACTGGATTTTGCGTTCCGTTACGGGGCGATTATAGTCATCATAGGTGTTATCGCATTTTTTGGCATTAAATTGCCTTATTTCTTTACGTACAGTAACTTGACCGATATTTTGGGCTCGATCTCTATCGTTACGTTTGTAGCGATCGGTGTTACGTTATCTCTCATTGTTGATGGGTTTGATCTTTCGGTTGGGGCGACTGTCTCATTAACTACCGTCGTTACTGCTTCGTTAATGATTTGGTATCAACAACCACTGGCGATCGTCATTATCGTGCCACTGATTATCGGGGCTGTTATTGGTTTACTGAACGCTTTGCTCATTGTAAAATTGCGTATTCCGGATTTGCTCGCAACCCTTGCCACGATGTACATCATCGGAGGTATTCACAAAACGTATGCACAGGGATATACCATTTACAATCACATGCAGTTCCCTGACGGGAGCAAAGCTGCGGGAGAGATGGACCCGACATTCCTGCTAATAGGGCAGGGTAAATGGCTTGGTATGCCGATATCGGTAATCATGCTACTTATTGCGGTAATAGGTGTGCATATCTTTTTGACGTATACGAAATATGGTCGCCAGATGTACATTACAGGTGGTAATGAGGAAGCTGCACGGTTGTCTGGAATCAAGGTGAAAAAGGTGCGTACACTCGCCTATGTAGCCGCTGGAGTGTTTGCAGCAATCGGGGGTATCATCTATGCTTCCAAAGTAGGATCTGGGCAAATTGACGCGGGATCACCGTTGTTAATGGAATCCGTAGCTGCAGTATTTGTCGGTTTCTCTGTGTTTGGTGCGGGTAAACCAAATGTCATCGGAACCTTCATTGGTTCGGTTCTGATTGGTGTACTTGTGAACGGTTTAACGATGATGAACGTACAGTATTTCACACATGATATTGTAAAAGGTGGGGTTCTCGTGCTTGCCTTGGCGGTTACATTTTACGTCTTAAACCGCAACCGGACTTGAAATTGTGGGCTGTCTGTATTAGTATGAAATTTGTTCGGCGTCTGAAATGCCCGTGGTTTCAGACGATATTCTGCCGAAAATGACTGTTGACCGCAGGCGGAGATTTGTGTTCAGCGCTCAAGATGTACGTAGATTTTTTGCGTATGAACGTATATTTCGCTATAAAACGGAAACACAGTATAACATTCAGGACATTGATACAGGAGGTGAAAAACAAATGAACAAATCAGACTTGATTACACACGTATCTGAAGCGACTGAATTGTCCAAGAAAGATGTAACGAAAGCGGTTGATGCCGTATTCGAAGCAATCTCTGAGGCTCTTCAAAGCGGAGATAAAGTACAATTGGTTGGTTTTGGGAACTTCGAAGTTCGCGAGCGCTCTGCACGTAAAGGACGCAACCCGCAAACAGGTGAAGAAATCGAAATTCCTGCGAGCAAAATTCCTGCATTCAAACCAGGTAAAGCGCTCAAAGACGGAATTAAATAAGATTTCTACATATTCCATATGTCGACAAAAAGACCGTGACTTGTTCACGGCCTTTTCTTTTGCCCTTTAATGATGATTCTTACGGTTCATTCGTATAAGGCGCAGGTTGACAAATGAAACAATCTTAATCATCATTAACGCTATCGAACTAAAGAAGGGGACATGCGTGATGGATCATCCAACCGGCAATGATTATATTGTAATTAAGGCAGAGGAAAATGGTGTCCAGGTGATCGGATTAACCCGAGGTCAGGATACACGTTTTCACCACACCGAGAAATTGGACAAGGGTGAAGTGATGTTTGCCCAATTTACCACCCATACTTCAGCTATTAAAATCCGGGGCAAAGCCACGCTGATTACCAAGCATGGACAGATTGAATCGGAGTAATGTACAGATTGAATATATTCAAATGAAGATTGCAGGCATAGCCTGCTTTTTTTCATTGTACAATGAGGTATGAGCCTTTACCGGACAGACTACACTAACAGGTAAAGGCAGGGAGGCGTATATGAAACCGCGGATGATTGTTACTGCTTCAATGCTGGCAACGGTTGCGGCGGTCTTTCTGCTTGTTGCGATACAAACCTTACATATGCGTACATGGGGCGGGGACAACGTACAGCCTGCCTCTGCATCACATCATCCAGTTCAGCTGACGAATGACAATCTGGTTGATGTGCTAAGCTCCATGCAACTATCAACTCCCATTGCAAGAGTGGAATGGAAACAGTCCATTTTGACACTGGACCTCAAAGTTAAAGGAACGGGTACAAGTTACACTGAAATCTATGAGAACATGGCAGCTGTGGCAGATCTGGGCTTCCGGAGTCTGGATAATGTGGATCAGGTGCTGCTACGTATAATGGCAGAAGATGAATGGATGCATAAACGTCATCTGTTACTTGCTGCTGATATTCGGCGTGGAGAGTGGCCTCTGTATGCGATCGAAACATTACGGAACTGGAAAAGTGCGGCCTTTTC
The nucleotide sequence above comes from Paenibacillus sp. W2I17. Encoded proteins:
- a CDS encoding sugar ABC transporter substrate-binding protein, which produces MKRKETKWVWLSVLLVFTLALSACGIKKEPAATPASGASDDTPKTEAVTGPLSGKRIALIMEFNTGTFSQQYVQGVKEEIEKFGGELTTFVADNDKAKMVSLLDSAINQKFDAILTDHGDSLLEPGVKKAVEQNIPVVVFDAAISVPGATVLSQDDQKMAELTLEQMKKDINGQGNIVKVWVAGFAPMERRQIAYGEFMKANPDIKEIATFGSAQNPALDTQAKMEAILKQYPKGEITAVWTAWDEFAKGAARAIQQAGRDEIKVYGIDMSDEDLQMIQDPKNPWVASAAVDPTDIGRVQVRYAYQKLNGDETEDAVVLNPVYVQREALPDKQISTSELSEFVEGWGGSTQGIKDWMSEYGITAK
- the mtrB gene encoding trp RNA-binding attenuation protein MtrB, which gives rise to MDHPTGNDYIVIKAEENGVQVIGLTRGQDTRFHHTEKLDKGEVMFAQFTTHTSAIKIRGKATLITKHGQIESE
- a CDS encoding sugar ABC transporter ATP-binding protein — encoded protein: MSTAPILLQMEHIHKQFSGIPALKDVDFSVKGGEIHALLGANGAGKSTLMKILSGAYPLDQGTIQLSGQALHLSSPGDAKASGIHCVYQEVDAALVPQLTAAENIMLDQLASSAGGWWKSPRKLQQRAVEALKQLGADISVHQKVADLTLAEKQMILLARILIQDAKVIIFDEPTAPLSQEETGAFFRIVHLLKERGVACIFITHRLAEVTGHCDRVTVMRDGQHVFTGEAKGLTIKDLVTQMLGKPFEEEFPKTEAPVGELLLEARGLRRGVKVKGVDLSVRRGEVLAVVGLVGAGKTESSRLLIGADRLEGGEIRLNNRNLRLSQPADAAALGIVSVPEERRKQGILIQENVERNLSLPLLSRLSTLGFVSRKRERLNAESLVKQLGIKTSSVKQEVKYLSGGNQQKVAIGKWLNADADVFIFDEPTKGVDIGAKSDIFRIINELALAGKGVIYFTCELDEGMGIGDRIAVMCEGVIVKEFKRGETNQEQLLYYASGGQEVQS
- a CDS encoding HU family DNA-binding protein; the encoded protein is MNKSDLITHVSEATELSKKDVTKAVDAVFEAISEALQSGDKVQLVGFGNFEVRERSARKGRNPQTGEEIEIPASKIPAFKPGKALKDGIK
- a CDS encoding ABC transporter permease — translated: MKDKSLDFAFRYGAIIVIIGVIAFFGIKLPYFFTYSNLTDILGSISIVTFVAIGVTLSLIVDGFDLSVGATVSLTTVVTASLMIWYQQPLAIVIIVPLIIGAVIGLLNALLIVKLRIPDLLATLATMYIIGGIHKTYAQGYTIYNHMQFPDGSKAAGEMDPTFLLIGQGKWLGMPISVIMLLIAVIGVHIFLTYTKYGRQMYITGGNEEAARLSGIKVKKVRTLAYVAAGVFAAIGGIIYASKVGSGQIDAGSPLLMESVAAVFVGFSVFGAGKPNVIGTFIGSVLIGVLVNGLTMMNVQYFTHDIVKGGVLVLALAVTFYVLNRNRT